A window from uncultured Desulfobacter sp. encodes these proteins:
- the cutA gene encoding divalent-cation tolerance protein CutA has translation MTIKLVYMTAGDPDEASLLAKALVQKRLAACVNIIDGMRSVYEWEGKIQEAREVVMIAKTHADCLPELEKAVKDMHSYDCPCIVGVDVSGGNNAFLDWVAAQVASGTDTP, from the coding sequence TTGACGATCAAATTGGTCTATATGACAGCCGGAGATCCGGACGAAGCGTCACTATTAGCAAAAGCATTGGTTCAAAAACGATTGGCCGCCTGTGTAAACATCATTGACGGTATGCGTTCGGTGTATGAATGGGAAGGCAAGATTCAGGAAGCCCGGGAGGTGGTGATGATTGCCAAAACCCATGCAGATTGTTTACCTGAACTGGAAAAGGCCGTTAAGGACATGCATAGCTATGATTGTCCCTGTATCGTCGGCGTGGATGTCTCAGGCGGCAACAACGCATTTTTGGATTGGGTGGCGGCACAAGTCGCGTCCGGCACAGACACCCCATAA
- a CDS encoding HEAT repeat domain-containing protein, which produces MASFFPAFEKILKTGKVHSDTLMQILNLDEAQQQTVVEKLALAKDDVAYDILSYLMNTMGPTHTLRPRLYQLIMDRAHINFKFVMILINHTNPAQPGAITPLTKHILNKATDKDLLKDIFRAAGRVGMEFLVDDLAEFVFYDDVELRKEAVTALERIGTDKALQKLEQIAQTDKCDSDVLDTLAFLKGKRKTPPVAQPRTKAKPSQPPTTPKPPAPAQKQAPPCRIPDDPNLQLLVSPKIEDRLKAFEYFGDKGHDVADALHENLENQTPDLMENLLRLIARTIPQESLGDLLSLTERDDLNSSIRFSLYTALSHYPELESTAPVVKAVTDPATFVSIAAIRALDTHCSDYVVAEIRKKIESGTKAGETLTTTILDTCAPRLIEALMASDTFSYISSNYLESSAPARVIDTWISLLEKRNRTSTAKKFARIREKRSQTDCPKFIVIHQSPSYLDVFSRLIHGCGFCARTFLGSQEAFESIISEKPVGIITDFFVRQMRANDLAQEIREFYPKEEVAIMVSSVQRHLDKSNLASMFQACGINGFWEFPPKPNQVKSLAGGNY; this is translated from the coding sequence ATCTTATCATACCTTATGAACACCATGGGGCCCACCCATACGCTTCGCCCTCGTCTGTATCAACTCATCATGGACAGGGCGCACATAAATTTCAAATTTGTCATGATCCTGATTAACCACACCAATCCTGCTCAACCCGGCGCCATAACCCCTTTAACCAAGCACATTCTGAACAAGGCAACCGATAAAGACCTGCTCAAGGATATTTTCCGGGCCGCAGGGCGGGTAGGCATGGAATTTCTTGTGGATGATCTGGCGGAATTTGTTTTTTACGATGATGTTGAACTGCGTAAAGAAGCGGTGACTGCCCTGGAGCGGATTGGAACGGACAAGGCCCTGCAGAAGCTGGAACAAATCGCACAAACTGACAAGTGTGATTCGGATGTTCTGGACACATTGGCTTTTTTAAAGGGAAAACGAAAAACACCACCTGTCGCCCAGCCCCGGACAAAAGCAAAACCGTCCCAACCGCCAACAACACCCAAGCCCCCTGCCCCGGCGCAAAAACAGGCGCCGCCCTGCCGCATTCCTGATGATCCCAATCTTCAGTTGCTGGTCTCCCCCAAAATTGAAGACCGATTAAAGGCCTTTGAATACTTTGGAGACAAAGGGCATGACGTTGCAGATGCCCTGCATGAGAACCTTGAAAACCAGACACCGGATCTGATGGAGAACCTACTAAGGCTTATTGCAAGGACTATTCCCCAGGAATCCTTGGGCGATCTTTTAAGCCTTACCGAAAGAGACGACCTTAATAGTTCAATACGGTTTTCTTTGTATACAGCCCTGTCACATTACCCTGAACTTGAATCCACAGCACCTGTTGTAAAAGCGGTCACAGATCCGGCTACTTTTGTAAGCATTGCCGCCATCAGGGCTTTGGACACGCACTGTTCGGATTATGTGGTTGCCGAAATCAGAAAAAAAATTGAATCCGGCACCAAAGCAGGCGAAACGCTGACCACCACTATTTTAGATACATGTGCACCCCGGCTCATAGAGGCGTTAATGGCATCTGATACGTTTTCCTATATCAGTTCAAATTACCTGGAATCTTCTGCGCCAGCCAGGGTCATTGACACTTGGATCAGCCTTCTTGAAAAACGAAACCGGACCTCAACCGCTAAAAAATTTGCCCGGATCAGGGAGAAACGAAGCCAAACGGACTGTCCAAAATTTATCGTCATCCATCAATCCCCTTCCTATCTTGATGTCTTTTCCAGACTCATTCACGGATGCGGATTCTGTGCACGGACTTTTTTGGGCTCCCAAGAGGCCTTCGAGTCAATCATAAGTGAAAAACCGGTCGGGATTATAACAGATTTTTTTGTCAGGCAGATGCGGGCCAACGACCTTGCCCAGGAAATCAGAGAATTTTATCCTAAAGAAGAGGTTGCCATCATGGTAAGTTCCGTTCAAAGGCACCTGGACAAAAGCAATTTAGCGTCCATGTTCCAGGCCTGTGGCATTAATGGATTCTGGGAATTTCCACCCAAACCCAACCAGGTCAAATCCTTGGCCGGGGGAAACTATTAA